From Lucilia cuprina isolate Lc7/37 chromosome 4, ASM2204524v1, whole genome shotgun sequence:
atgttataaaccaaatgagaattatttaaactaattttattgtctcacacacaaaataatatgtgtgaggtgtgtggttaaagttgttttgttattgtactaacagacatagaacaacataacatacaatggttatataacttatagcaacataacatataatggttatttgtaatGGCTGtaagtaacataatatgttttcattgttactataatttagttattgaaaaaaataattattttacagtgaatcattctcaaatttataattgccatgaacattaaaatgattacagtaacaacattattgttaaaatataatttaaataacaattatttgattttgataacaatatatttttacagtgaacatagtttagttatagtaaccatgtcgaaccatgttttttctctgcgtgtatgtatatatacatgaTCACGCTAATTCAGCagtgttataaataatttaattattcctTTAAGACAGAATTATTTTCCTTAAATGTCGAAATTTTCGGTTGATTCAGTcaagttaaaattgttttattacatAAGTATATCAATTCAATGACATTTTAACGACAAAATTTTGTCATTCCTATTGTTTAACAACATAGTTAAAACAGGatagaaaaattattcaattgttcaatacaaaattttctaagacAAGAACTGTCACATAtggtatttaatatttttaattaattagaaaactacaatacaaaatcttatttaatattatctGTCAATTGTACTAACTGTTTGCTGGGTATACTCATTTAATTATTAAGACAATTAGTTGAGCTAAAACATCACCCACAAGAATGTAAATACGATTAAAACCCacattaaaagaattaaaagtaaaatgccAAATATCTGCATTTTGTATGAATTTATCAAATTAATGCCACTTAATAAAAATGATGCGCATTTCATCGAGAATTAAATCATAACATTTTTAATGGCAAAATAACAAAAGCCAAAATTGGTTAGTCTAAACAAATGCAATTATTAAGTGTAGCCAATGTTTGTGCTATTAGcaaagaataatataaattgtatttggTTGAGGGCGATTATTACCCTGCAGTTCGTAAAGTAGTTGACactgaaattatattaaatttcgtatCAAGTTTACAGAgggaaaaagaaaaagaaagccTGGTAGCAAAttaacaccaaagtgtttatatatttttaataacatccctTGTCAAAGTATTTACAACGGATTGtttgtcaatagtgagcttattacgtttgttaacatttagacaacgagTGTTGTCGTACGTCGTACTTTAACAacagatgttattgaaaaattggaaacaatttggtaccaggcgtttatatttcttttttctcgCTATGAAGTGGACCAATTTAGGTAATTATCAATCTTACTAGAACAATATATTTGGACTgagtttcattatttttttttgtatcttagAAGAATATTCCCCAAGTTTTAGCACTTATATACATAAACCTATCTTacaaatgtcgtacattgtaagAATGATTCGTTGTTTCGTAATATAAACgaaattgtatgaaatattttattacattgcaagataattttagaaaaatgaaataaaaaaatttaatttaaaataatttttgtaatttttacaaattatgatCCACACAAATCGTTTCATTTACGTTATGAAACTAGTTAATACATtacattatactttttttaaattttatacaaaaaaatactgaagttttatttaattatattgttattaatattattatgattaATTTCGCTTAAATTTACGAAAAAGATGTCTttatactttattaaaattataaaagggtttaattacataatatttcttattattcacgaaaatttcttaaacattaCTTCTAAATTTCGGTTAAATTAATTTCCAAAGAATCTTAATATCGACCTCAAAATCACAATTAACTAAAAAGCTCAATTAGGTGATTCTGCACATGATTCTAATGGGTAATTGCTTAAAAACTGCCGGGTAATTGTGTCAATGTATGCATTAATAAACTCCGATATTTAACAGATGGAAGGTGCTTGCTTCCAACCCATAAAGTGTTGGCGTGTTATAAGTTTACTTACTCCCAAATATGGAAGTATTCCTACTATCTACCATTAACAGTGACAGACAAAACAAATCGGACTTAAAGAAAGTactgatatttaaaataaaaaagttatgcaTAACAATTTTATGTAATCTTTTCTTTTCTACTGATCAAgtgaaaatatacataattctATCAGGAAggcattttcttttaaatatgaattaatttgaattttatttagatcCTGGTCCGATCATAGGGCCCTTATTAGTTAATATATCTTAACTTTGTATTCTAAGCTcggagtttttaaaaaatatgtttcgaaaaaaaataataaatagttttcgATCACTGTGATTAATGTTATACGTTTCGTTCAAAGTTCTggtaaagtttgtttaaaaaattataagaaacaaaaacattttgcacATTTATGAATGAAgtctataaaatgtttattatttaactcttaatttcaataattagatacatatttacattcatattcatatacatatgtatgtatttgctgATGATGTTGTACAAATGTTTCTAATGTTAATAAATGAGATGTTGTTAATGTATCTAAATCTGTCTGATTGACTGTTTTAGATTGTGTGTGTGCGTAAGTTTAAATCTATGATTGCATGTTTTGGCATTACaaattgttgctgtttgttaCTTTGGCTTATTAGCatcaacagtaacaacaacaacaacaataatacatcTTAACATTATAGACAATTGCTGTTGGCTTTAAGTTCATTCAGTCTGAAAACCCAAAAATGATATTGGGTtggtttgttaataaattacattcgcatttgtgtatttaatttatttaaaacgtttaaatgtgtattcatatgtatgtatatgtgtatgtctGTATAgatgtattttgtaaatttttcaacggatgtttggtttattttgtcAGTTTATTACTCGCATGATTTCATGCTGTCATTTTGCATAGAGATTTCATATCAAACGCAGCTTAAGTTTAAGCAGAAAACatcttattttaacaaatttaaaaaagagacactatgttttcatttttaatattcaaatgcAATTGTTTCTCAACTTGCAGGGAAATACAAGCAGCTTCAACAGATTGGCTAAAAGGATCCTGTGGCGCCGTAGATCATTTACCCACCAGTGACGTTTTAAGGAAAAGTATACGACGTTCTTGGACCATATCTAGTAAGCTAAAAACTTACCTAACAATGCTCTTGAttacattaataataattattatctatTTATTAGATCCCGAGGACGATCCCAATAATCCAAACGCTCAAAATCCTGTTGCTGACAATCTTTATCCGCAGCAACAAAATCTCATTGAAGCTCAATCAGCTGGTAGTTATCCCTCATTGGATGTTCGTCATCACCCACAACATAATCTGCATCATCAGCCCTCGTTGCATCGCAATCATCCCATTATTAACTATAATACGGGAAGTGCCATAACAATTAGTGCTATAGGAGTTAATTCGTCGGGTTCATCGCCAGCCTATCACGTAAATCCTCAACGTCGTGTCTTACGTCAGTCTACTTTACCCACATCTTTAGCAAATAATGATCCCAATCTCAGTGGTAGTGGTtcgaatttagaaaattataatagtGTTAATCTTACTGCCCCTACATCTCCACATCAAATGCAAAAAGGCTCGCTATATCCAACGGCCTATAATAGTGaagatattattaatattgaaaCAAGTGATTGTGATAACTACATACAACAGTCGCAGCAGACACCAGTTCAAATTACGCAACAACAGACCCAACCACAACAAACAGCAGGACAACCCACACAACCTACGCATCATCGTTTACAGGTAAATTTGAATCATGTAATTTCTATTGTAAAACGTTTAATAAGATGTCTAAATTATTAATATCAGGTGCGTCGACAATCAACTTTACCGGCAAACCCATGCCAACCACCGATGTATTTGTCAACATCACCCAATCGCGGTTACAGCCGCTCTCCCGAACGTTCTCCAGGAGAACAACGCTATCCACCATTTATGCGTCAAACTTCCTTTCCTTGTAATCTTATTGAGCCTGGTCAAAACCAAGGACAACAAATGCATTTAGGCAGTTCGCCACCTACCGCCTATCCCTCACCCATGCATCGGGGAAAAATGTTGCCACAAACCACTAATTTTCAAACGCCTCCCCAACAACAATCAGCACAGCCCTATGAGCACCAGCCATCACAATCATCCACCGATGAATTGGAATATGCTCCTACTATACCTAAGGCCAGAATGATGCGCCAAGCTACACTACCAAATCCCGATCAACATGTTAAACTTTTGCCCACATCTCCACCCAAACGTCAGACGTCTCCACAGTTCCGACGTTCACCCGAATTCATGCGCCAGCAAACTTTACCAAATCCAGAGGCATTCAATAGCAACTCTTTGACAGTACACGGGCCAAACTCCGGGTCTCAAAAATTCCTACCCATCTCTCCGAGACAAAAGCAAAACTTTCTCTTTCCCAATGTACAAAATCCTCGACCATTTTTGTCGCAACAAAATGTACCAGCCGTTGGAGTTTCGGATCCCACAGTGGTAGGTACGGCCGAACATTATTCCAGTAGTCAAAGTGTTAATATACATCACAATCGTGATCATTCCAAGATGATAAAGGTACGCAGTCACAGCAATGAGGAGTATTCCATTACCAAGACCCATCATACAGAATCTCGTCGTTTGTTGCCAGAAATACCCACAGCTGGTCGTTCTATGAGTCGTTCACCCAGCCGTCTGGTAAGACAGGATTGTTTAAAGGAATCATCAATGGTGGGGCATCCAACTGATAGTCATGTACGTACTTTCGGCGAGGCCAAGCAACAGTTTCACCAATTTCAAAATGTCACCGAAGAAGAAGATACACGTCCCGAGTATGTGGACTACTTTGGAGATAGTACCAGTAGTTTCCTGGAATCGGATGAAGTACAATATGAGAAAACTTACAATACTGGCTTTAGTAGTGAGCCGCGCATTATTTATAACGATGGTTCTGATGATGGCAGCTATCAACCATATCAAAGACCCATTGTGCATAGTGCTGAAAATATGTTGACTCATGATCAAAATTATGGCTATTATAATACAGATACCAATAGTTCATTGGCACAACATTCTTTAGGTCCAAGTTTGACAGCTGGCGGTGGTGCTTTGCCACGTACTCCCCTTATGCACAATCGTTTAAGACGTAGACAATCTAGAGATTTGCAGATACCACAAGAAGAATTTTCTCAATTGCAAGCAGCTGCAGGgcaaaatgttgaaaatgtaACAACAACTGGAGCAGGTCTGATGACACAAAATGATAATGCTACGGCAACCGTAGAAGAAAAATCTCACGATCGACCTAAGCCTGAACAAATGCGCTCAATATCTGAGGATTCGGGAGCTATATCAAATGTACCCAAGCCTACGACCAGACGATCCTTATCTCATCCCGAAAAGGATACACAGGTTTGCAATtagactttttattaaatatttttgatttgataataatgttttgttttaggCTCCCAAGAAACAAGAACCCACTAAAATACCCAGTCCTAAACCTTTGGCTGATCTTTTTGATAAAACACGACCCAACACTAAAATACCAACACCGAGACGACGTAACAGCAAAGGTACCGAAAGTGAAGAAGGTAAGTTGTAACTCAGTCATCGATTTTGTTATCATAATTATCTTAAAGGTTCCTTcatatttgaaaaagaaatgtATGAATAGTAtatcatatgaaatccaaaaatccgtaagttacaaaaaatcaaaatcgactttttgattgattatgaTGCACCGTATCAAAATACATGTTCCTGATAAATTTTACACTCCTACAAATAAAATCAACGTCCCtatcaaagaaattttataagattatgttttaaaattaccttaaaattcatgcaaattttaaaattcttttgaatttttaacttcGAAACTGTGAAATGTTATAAGTTGTCatcaaatgaaacaaaaatggtACTTTTAGCAAATCCTTGTAATTTAGAGATTATTTTATcagttttagaattttttcaaagaaaaatttcaatttcctaaaatctttacaaaaactgATTTGAATTtagttgaaaatgttaaaacttaCTATTTTTTATGTGACTTAGGACCTTTTGGTtttcagaaaaaacaaaacaaggacGTAAGTTTCATATCTccgtaagtaaaacaaaaaccgCAAATTCttcttcaaataataatttgtcaaTAAGAAATAAGCTTAACTtgagaaaatgttaaacattttcggTTTATTTATCATTCTATACGGTTTTTTGCTTCtcctgaaaaatttgtttaatgtgaTTTAtggctttttggatttcatatgacgatatatTCTCTATAAcacaaatagtttaaatataaattaattcgaTCCTAATGATATATTGATAGGATCGAGAATCCTTTCTGCATAACCCTGctacaaattttctattctatctttgtcaaaataatttcaatttataattgacattttaatttgttacgTTTACCTACTTCCGTTTAAGGTGCCAacttaaaatcttatttaaacgAAAGAAGAAATTCCGATTTAAGCACGAAAACGAATAAAAAACCAAAcgataacaaacaacaacaacagcaaaatgaCTTTAATTTAGATACAAaagataaaacaacaacaaaccaacAATATTCAACTACAGAAAAATATCAACAATCCAAATCCCCCAGAGGAGATGAGAACAAGTCAAGCAATGCTGCCTCAAAGGACCCAAatgatgacaatgatgatgctgctgctgaCAATGACAATGATGCCGCTAATAATAGAACAGAGACAAATGCTCAAATCTCAAAGGTGAGCTGAAGCCAAAAGCatcaaagaaacaaacaaaaaataaaatgttgaaaattaagAATTGGAGAATTTTATGAAGGACTAGCTTTCATTGTCAACTCTGCCTGGCTGCTAGACAAATGCAGCAACTAGATACAGCCAGAGTTGAAGCATAAAAAAAtagacaattatttttattcctgTTTCTGTTGCTAAATGTATCTGAGGCAATAAGTagacaaaaatttaatacatttttaactttatctgttgttttttttctagcaACACACCACAACTTTAGGAGAACAAGAAATACAGAATGCAGTTGAAGCAGCAGCCGTTATATTCAAAAAGGTCGTCTTACAAAGACGTCAAGAAAAGAAAGCTGCCGAAGAAGGTAAGTTCTTTATTTAAGGTTTCAAATTTAAcacaaacatttaatatttaaatttggttAATTGTTTAGAAACTTTTTGTGGTAATGGGGTTTATAAGCTATTTATATTGCATTTAAAGATTTGTATAATTCGAaaattcatatacattttttatgtaaatttgttctaaagaataaatatttgataaaaattttactaaaaaaatattctcaattaaaattaattgtatttaatatgtatgttttattgcTGCTAACctcaaaaaattcataaattgataaatgtttatttggAATGAGTTtggtgaaatttacaaaatatttatttatgcaaaCACTTGTgttcatttaaaattacttttttttaatttttgctttaatataatgaaaatatttcgtgacatatatttacttaataatatcattatgtttaatttcgcttaAATTTATGatcaaaatattacaacaaatgTTAGAAAAGAGtttgattaaataatatttcgtattatatacGAAATCgtaaaacttagttttgtgTAAGTAGAATGTTACTGGTGATTTTCGAAAATCGAAGACTTTTTTGAAatggttatttttaaataaaattattaaaagcatTATTGGTTTTCGTCAAAACGAGGCGAACacatattcaataaaattttccaatcattttataaaatttttatatcacaGATAAAGTAAAAGCATGGTCGTGAAATTACtatttaatactaaatactaTTTCGAAATCAGGCATTTTCAGTATCAATTTGAGACAAGCCAATCaagtttatcaataaatttttaataaaattgtaaatttatagcCTACTTTAAGGCTGTTATTTAAAACATCTACTGCACAATAGTAAGTATTTAGCTGTGTCAGtattattatcaaaatataagaattatgaaaataaatataaatctattttaatacaaatttgaatctactttgtaaaatgattgattttaaatttaaatctataaagatttaagaaaaaacttaaattaaaaagtaacaaatcTCTGTTACTTTAAATTGATTACATTTGCAATTCGAGTGAcataaatcctttttttttcttacatatataataatggaaactatatacatatatatgtagtatatacgtatataagataaatacagtttgtttacattttacctttaaaaaattgcaaacttgatatttttcaaaaattttcatttgaaatataatattttgtgaaatttttacttCCAACTTAAATTTACCCACATACgcacattcatacatttatgtaGTATATTTACACTTCCATACACttatgtttacattttaaacattatttacctATACATAGATATGTACACCTACAATCCACATGTATCGTATGACAAAATAAACTTTGTTACATTCACACTATGTAGATTAGAGTGTTCCGTGAAACACTTTTTTCTAGGAAACGAAGTtcttccaaaaaaataacatttatcaccatttCAAAAGAGcactaaatgaattttttaccttctgtgaagATGATGTGTATTTACTTCCAAAAAGCGAAAAGAttccattttttaaattgaaggtAATTTTTTGCActgaatttaaacaatttttcttggAGTTAATTGAAAAtgcatgtaatttatttatttatgtaaatataattgaGCCAAATTAGTTATATTATATTAGCCGCAGATCTAGCTCGAGTGTTTGGGGGGAGGTTTAACTTTAGTTCATTTTAcctattttcttttttggtttttcctcaattgtatattttgtatcaaaaattttcgggtTTAAGGAATTTCCCTTTTTTACCGTGGATCCGCGCCTGTATTATATAATACCACAATtttacttcctaataactttccAAAAAGAACATAAGAATTACTTCTTAAGAATGACTTCAAATGTAGTAAATtggaaatcaaataaaaaggacaccCTCCTAAGACAAGTctatgttaaaattataacttcttcaggtgttttttttgtatttccatGGAGTAAGTTCtaatttttcgcttctttggaaattctttttttgttgggaCATTAATAAGCATCAATTAAGAGGCACATATTCCTACATGAGATTCTTAATAAGGCTTTTTCTAGAGACACTCTAACGTTTACACATACATGGTATGTATATGAACATAAATGTATCCTTCCATAAagttaaacatatttaacaaacaacaacGACAGACAGACAATAGCACTTTTAAAAGTAGAAATGggaacaaataaaacaaaacaaacattttccatGCACGATGATGACTAGAAGATGAATTTCAGAACTAACATAAAGAATTATttgatatatttaattataagcaatcacatacatacatatttacttatttacacTCAGATATACAGCAGAAATTTCATTTCCGTTATTTACTTTACACACTTTCATTGCTGTCTATCGTACACTGTTATAATTATATAGCATAATAACAGAGATGGTAAAGTGGCAAAAATACTAATCGTTTTAGAATAAGCTCtgaattttagaaattacataCTTGTTTGgctatgtcgaatcttatatacaaaCTATTAAAGTTGTTGTATAATACTGTTGGGTcagttatataaaatttttatataaatttatcttaTGGCAAATTCCATTTTTAAGCCTTAAAGTTATCCAGTAGTATATCAGGGACCTTTGGGTGTAGAGTCAGTTATAAcccgatcctcaaaaaattttgcaaaaagatATTGATTTCAGATTCTTTTAGAACTTGTATTTATCATATATTATCAATATATCCACATTTTAGAGACTGTTATTTGGGGGAAGGTTAATTATGGAGAGATTTAAAAAACTATCAGAAAGATTTAAAGcaattcacataaaattttgtagagagatttcgtataaaatataatgtataaaatatatttatgtcaaaattaaaattgcCTTAATCGAGTTTTCAAGAcgggtttaaattttaaagtaagaCGAGGACGTTATaggtgtagggtcaattatggacctcatagaatttccatataaattacATCGATATACTGGTTTTTCTATGTACATCAGTTATGACGTTCCTTGTATGTGAACATATTTGCAAAGTTTTAACACCCTAGCTCTTTTTGAATCTACTATATCGTGCTTTTAACATACAGATGAACATGTCATTAATAAAGATCCAGAATGTATATAATTTGATGGGTCTACTGTGTctctatgtttaaatttttaatagtggtacaatttttaaatttaattggtgCCATCTCTGTCTACACTTTATGACTTGGGTTttgacacatacatatatacatatgtatatgtacatatttcatAAAGTTTGTTTACATTGACATTTACCTGCAGTTctattagaatttaaattttaaggcaaataaagTGTTTCTCACGTATTGTATTTATCCACCCATTATATGCTAATGAACTTTAATGCATGTTTCTGGAAGTGTTGTACgtccttttatattttaacactacacgcagagaaaaaa
This genomic window contains:
- the LOC111679321 gene encoding uncharacterized protein LOC111679321 isoform X3 codes for the protein MIMSSGRSARLPPTPNAPNNKQWVPNSATTTTTGTSSVTNLHEPNSNSLMYQYNNTASVPTNMSHHHHHQQQQHHLMANTGMSDNTADIIQTTDAGTEGIPGETIDALGPELAVATSKVLESLSENERKMIIEVLNRDENVRQRDATRIMLLRAELLSLRRKGALKIGGGLIGNGSSGGVSSSISTTTTTYDGSPLVLQQQQQQQYQQQQQQQLEQQQYQQQQQYQLEQNNHNLPAHPLLNESNRHCARCNTELGRITNRGAPCRVCKLRVCKACREFTTRTTDWVCVVCHKQMEIQAASTDWLKGSCGAVDHLPTSDVLRKSIRRSWTISNPEDDPNNPNAQNPVADNLYPQQQNLIEAQSAGSYPSLDVRHHPQHNLHHQPSLHRNHPIINYNTGSAITISAIGVNSSGSSPAYHVNPQRRVLRQSTLPTSLANNDPNLSGSGSNLENYNSVNLTAPTSPHQMQKGSLYPTAYNSEDIINIETSDCDNYIQQSQQTPVQITQQQTQPQQTAGQPTQPTHHRLQVRRQSTLPANPCQPPMYLSTSPNRGYSRSPERSPGEQRYPPFMRQTSFPCNLIEPGQNQGQQMHLGSSPPTAYPSPMHRGKMLPQTTNFQTPPQQQSAQPYEHQPSQSSTDELEYAPTIPKARMMRQATLPNPDQHVKLLPTSPPKRQTSPQFRRSPEFMRQQTLPNPEAFNSNSLTVHGPNSGSQKFLPISPRQKQNFLFPNVQNPRPFLSQQNVPAVGVSDPTVVGTAEHYSSSQSVNIHHNRDHSKMIKVRSHSNEEYSITKTHHTESRRLLPEIPTAGRSMSRSPSRLVRQDCLKESSMVGHPTDSHVRTFGEAKQQFHQFQNVTEEEDTRPEYVDYFGDSTSSFLESDEVQYEKTYNTGFSSEPRIIYNDGSDDGSYQPYQRPIVHSAENMLTHDQNYGYYNTDTNSSLAQHSLGPSLTAGGGALPRTPLMHNRLRRRQSRDLQIPQEEFSQLQAAAGQNVENVTTTGAGLMTQNDNATATVEEKSHDRPKPEQMRSISEDSGAISNVPKPTTRRSLSHPEKDTQAPKKQEPTKIPSPKPLADLFDKTRPNTKIPTPRRRNSKGTESEEGANLKSYLNERRNSDLSTKTNKKPNDNKQQQQQNDFNLDTKDKTTTNQQYSTTEKYQQSKSPRGDENKSSNAASKDPNDDNDDAAADNDNDAANNRTETNAQISKQHTTTLGEQEIQNAVEAAAVIFKKVVLQRRQEKKAAEEEEAKAAAEELSRSPIMGQRNNDPTSSPIQSRGSGSSDNWPTQSDEDIDRLVAMHQNRSSLSSLGLRSDSMASVYSGAGEGRYGTVVVKGQVEFGMQYNYKLGALEIHVVRCKDLAAVDSKRNRSDPYVKVYLLPDKSKAGKRKTKVKKHTLNPIFDEVLRFHMPISSLESRTLWLTVWHSDMFGRNDFLGEVSVNLQGRVFDNPQSQWYLLQERSEPFDEVATYRGDIVVGLKYVTPEGSKSKFMRAASLATGGGLRKFGSIKSVASSKTDRSAKGGQLHVLVKEAKHLTPIKPNGSCDAFCKSYLLPDRTRSSKQKTPIVKRSTNPSWNYTFIYEDVSLEDLSERALELTVWDHDRLASNEFLGGVRFSLGTCKSYGRQVDWMDASGKELSLWQNMLDRPNFWVEGSVVLRSTLDGIRAIP